A genomic stretch from Trichlorobacter lovleyi includes:
- a CDS encoding MFS transporter: MAVRNQQLFQGLFLINFLISLGFGVSDAFFPLYCQSIGARGLLLGVAVGGYALSKIIFSPIMGSLADRFGRRQLVITSLLVYLLVSYSYLVTDNLVVVVCLRLLQGAGCAMFRPVVQTLIADHTSSQQWGKAMGSFDISFYAALSCGPIIGGIIMDQAGFQGLFSALIICSMAALGLALAIIPRQLRPSQTSAEIPVQPGISALYRQSGTLQGLLLFIFGRACGITACGTFLPILLSSKLGMSGVQVGIIMASATLIMTLLLRPAGRIADRVPRRLLVICGGTVVPLLYMLLPVAADFMQMLGVTLGIGAFSALSQPATSALLAEEGQRLGMGTSIGTFHAFLNLGFVAGPLVGSLLQSSAGLQGVFIAIGLIGLCTVAGFILNKPMRKLAVARV, from the coding sequence ATGGCCGTCCGCAACCAGCAGTTGTTCCAAGGGTTGTTTCTGATCAACTTTCTGATCTCGCTGGGGTTCGGTGTCAGCGACGCCTTTTTCCCGCTCTATTGCCAGAGCATCGGGGCCCGGGGCCTGCTGCTGGGTGTAGCGGTTGGCGGGTATGCGCTGTCCAAGATCATCTTCAGCCCGATCATGGGGTCGCTGGCAGACCGTTTTGGACGACGACAGCTGGTTATTACCAGTCTGCTGGTGTACCTGCTGGTTTCATACAGTTACCTGGTGACCGACAACCTGGTTGTGGTGGTCTGCCTGCGCCTGTTGCAGGGTGCCGGTTGCGCCATGTTCCGCCCGGTGGTGCAGACCCTGATTGCTGATCATACCAGCAGCCAACAATGGGGCAAGGCCATGGGCAGTTTTGACATCTCTTTCTACGCCGCACTCAGCTGCGGCCCGATCATCGGCGGCATCATCATGGATCAGGCAGGCTTTCAGGGGCTGTTCAGCGCCCTGATCATCTGCAGCATGGCCGCGCTGGGACTGGCCCTTGCCATAATCCCGCGACAGTTGAGACCATCTCAGACATCTGCAGAGATTCCTGTACAGCCTGGAATCAGCGCCCTGTACCGCCAGAGCGGCACGCTGCAGGGGCTACTGCTGTTCATCTTCGGCAGGGCCTGCGGTATCACGGCCTGCGGGACATTTCTGCCGATCCTGCTTTCATCAAAATTGGGGATGAGCGGGGTACAGGTGGGGATCATCATGGCCTCAGCCACCCTGATCATGACGTTGCTGCTGCGCCCGGCAGGCCGGATTGCCGACCGGGTTCCCCGCAGACTGCTGGTGATCTGCGGCGGTACGGTGGTACCCTTACTCTATATGCTGCTGCCCGTTGCAGCCGACTTCATGCAGATGCTCGGCGTAACGCTGGGGATCGGCGCCTTCAGCGCCCTTTCACAGCCAGCCACCAGCGCCCTGCTGGCTGAAGAGGGACAGCGGCTGGGGATGGGGACCTCGATCGGCACCTTTCATGCCTTTTTAAACCTGGGATTTGTAGCGGGTCCGCTGGTGGGGTCACTATTACAGAGTTCAGCAGGGCTGCAGGGGGTGTTTATCGCCATCGGCCTGATCGGACTCTGCACTGTTGCCGGGTTTATCCTGAATAAGCCGATGCGAAAACTGGCTGTTGCGCGAGTTTAA